ACCAAACCGGTAAGAAttctatcttcttaatcttttgatttttcattattttttagtTCATATGAAACACATACtttgaatttggttttaaaattgtattCACTGATCATCATTTTAATTTGTGAATTAAATGAATTTTTTGTTCTTCAAAAAATTGGGTTTGAGCCTATAGAATATGGTGCATGTTTTGTGTTTGATGAAGTTCTAAAGTGAAATTTAAATGATAAACAAGTCTATGTAAGTAATTTATTTGGAATGAAATATTGATGAGCATGACCGTACCTGTAGTTTTCAATGCAAGAGTGATGTGTTTGCGCAAGCAGTTGAATTAAATCTCTGTCCCTTGTGGAATGTCTTATTCTTAGATGTACTCTTGGCTAAGGCAGTTGTTATTTCTGTGTAGCTTTGTTATAACAACGGTACTTATTTCCTTTTtttgtaaatatatatatataaatttttgtGAACTGATTTTTGGCACTTTGGCTTTGTTTTTGTGATAGATATTTACTATGGTTTTTTACTGAAACTTCTGCTTTGCTTTGTATCATTCACTTACTGAAACTTATGCTTTGCTTTTTACCATGTTAGTTCTTAATTTGTTGTTGTGTTCTCTGTGGATATCATTCACATACCAGATGAAAATATGGAacttgaagaaggtaacatactAAGTTACTAACGTATACTGATatacatattacattattacttgtgtttggaagTAATAGACATAgactaatagttactaactgctattacttgtttttgcagcgttacttggtcctatcaacaataaTGCCACCACAAGTGTTACTGCCATGGAGTAGAAGATCAAGACTCAAGACTTTGTATTTGTCATTGCCATTGCCATTTGCCACCACTGTGCAGTCATTGCTACTGCTAGTCTGCTACTTGATAATGCCACCACCAGTGTATTGTTTGTGTTGGTTAGGACAGTTTTGTGTTGGTCAGTGTGTGTGTTTGTGTGATACTGCTACTTGTTCTTTTTTCACATTTTCAAGACTTTGGTTGTTTGTGTGCTACTGCTACttgttcttttttcagattttcaagactttggtCAGTGTGTGTATTTTTTACTTTGTTCTTTGATTGAGATATttcttaatatattgaaaaacaggtaaaacaGGTACTTAATTTGTCTGGAAAAATGACAGGAAAATCTGTTTGTAATTCTGACAGAAAGTACCGATTGGTACCGGAACCGCACCTGGTATTGTACGTGTACcaaatggtaccggaaccgaggtacaaggtaatgtaccggtccaaaattttggaactgaggctagggaggtacaggtactcggcctcggcaagaaccgatcCGAACCGatccgtgtgcacccttagtagAAACTATTAGTTTCCCATTCCAttatcaatcaaaatccttctaATCTTCGTCGTAAATTCCACCAAACATCTAACAAAATGAAAATTCATGTCatatagaggtgtaaaacgtgtcggCCCGGGACAGCCCGGCACACGAAGTCGCGTGTTTCACGTGTCATGTGTCGTGCTGTGctgtgccaacgatttaaacgtgtCGTGCCGTGatgtgctttactagtcaaaagctaggcacaGCACACGAATAAACGTGCTGGGTCGTGATGTGCCGTGCTGGCACACGTGTTATAAATaatttgaaatcacttaatggtatacattaagtcggacattatcacgagaatctaaatagacaacatatcatttgaaattatttcaagtaaaattaacaagtttattcaataaaaagaaataacccatcaatataaaattggatcattgtcatgtaaattaatgttctagtcaaatataggtaacgacattataacaatgatattgaaatatattttccaaatatctaggtattatatgtgttgttataaaaataagctagcataaaatgtcaaaatgaaatatattttccaaatatttaggtattatatgtgttgttataaaaataagctagcataaaatgtcaaaaactagctaaaatagtgactcttttgtgaaatttacacaaaatgtgatgtattatgcctTCTTATATGGTATACTTGTGCatgttatgacgtgctttcttaacgtgatGTGCTTATCCGTGCCGCATGATGTGTTGTGCTATTGTGCCGATTAGACTAACCCAGCACAGTCCATGAAACTAACGTGTTGGGCCGTGCTGGGATGTGCTCGTGGTAGCAcagcccaatttacacctctaaggTCATAAGAGAACTCATATGGTATTATTGTCTTCCAAGAATTCGTTCGTCCTAATGTATATACCTTAACCTCATAACCATAGCAAACCCCATAACGGCCTTTAAATAAGAGTCCCCTGACTCGTACAATCTTGTAAGCAACGTTAATGCGACTATACTCTAGCCCGTAAACTCATTACTAGTGAAAACGGCTAAACCGGTTGCAATTTGATCGTCTTTAAAAGGCTTTGGTATTTGCTTGATCTCTGCAGTAGATGGATTCCAGAGCATAATACCATCCTCCGCACTCCAAAGATTATTCATTAAAACCAAACCACTACAAGAACTATAAAAACAAGCACGCTTTTTAGATTTGAATGGATCCTGGATAATCTTAACATCAAACTCAGTTTTTGGTGATAAAGGTGACGATGAACCAGCCAAGTTAATTTTGAACATGGCATTCCCAGATTCTCTTTTAGTAGAGTGAATAAGTAAAGTGAAGTTATGATTTGTGATGCTACGATTGAGGTGAGTTTTAACAAGAATTGGGTCTTTGAATAAATTGTTGCACCAGTGTTTGCTTTCGCACCTGAATGTTAATATTGATTTTACGGGTAACTTTGAGAGGATGTGCAGAATCACATCATCTGGGAGGCTGACGATCctttttgcttcttcttctttatttcttgaGGATGGTGCTGGCATTTGTGAGAGTTTTTGCTTTTCTTTCGTGGTTTTCTTCATGGTTGTATGACTTGATATGCATAGGCTACAGGGGAGGAGATAGAGCTGCTGGTGTTTACAATGAATAATAGAGTGAAAGACACGGAAAGGATGAGTTCTAAAGTTCTTAGGTTTGGATTTACTgtttaacctaattttaccaGGCTAAAATTACTTGGTGTTAGTGTATTCTGGATCATACCGGCGAATTTTGTGCCAAGCcctatatttacatggattttggGTTACATGCATAGATTTTGGGTCATGGTCAGAAAAAAATACAGTATAATAACTGTCCAACTTTAGGTCACTCGTGATGTTGGATTGCTAAGTAAATCTTTGGGACGATTTCAGTGTCCCCAAGCAAATTATAAAAGGTGATATGTATCACAAGCAGAGTAGGTATAAGCAAATGTATATGTGATTTTTTGATTTCTTGGTCTTTCGAGGAACAACCCATTATCTAATTTCAAGATAATCTTACGTATAAGCACGTGGCTGCTTCAGAATTTCAATGCATTTCTTATCTACTTGTTGACTTATCCATTACCGACCCAAATGCTAGAACCATTGGGATCCCGCTCTCATTTTTTCCATGCGATTTTTCCCAATTTATTTGGTCGTCAAATCAGcgcattttttccctcactttcTAATTTCTCTCCATTATAAAGACAAAAGTCCGATTTTGTGCGTAGTCCTTAACGAGTGTGCACGCCATCATTAATTTAATTAACAGGGTCGAGTTTCCAAACACGGAGGATAATGAAAACGTCATCGGTTAACCAATCAAGCAATCAAATGAACATGACACTCTTTGGAGGAGTGTTGTGCACGTAATTAAAACACTTACTGCCTAGATATTTTTCAAAGTGGGGAGAAAATAGACGGGAGATGGTATTCCTACTTTAACGGTCCTCAAACCTGCTCATACCGATCAGGCCAGGCAGTCGTGACATGCAAATTCAGAGTATTAAGTAACAAGTACTCCTTACCGAATCTAAATAATGGTATGGTATCTATCTCCGTTTTAAATCCTTCATTATCCGAACGACACATTATATAACTTGGCAACATGTGGGTATAAGTTAAACTTCACATCTacgatatacttttaatttattATCAGCCAACACCATTACGTGCAAGTAACCATCCACCCCATTTTTGTCTTTTAGCTCCATCAATATCACATGCGCTGTGAGTCGTTTTGGCAGCTACCTTGTCTAGAGATTAGCATTGCTTATTGTTGTGATAACATAATACCGCTATAATTAATACTAATAGCTTCATactgaaatatattgcatatttcATAAAAGGCACGTAAGTAAAGTTAAAAGATCTATAGGCTGTAGAGACTGTTTATCATCCAAAGGGAGTTGCACAGTTGCTACACATGAAGAGAGAGCGGCGGTTTCTTTCGAAGAGAATATGGGATTTCAGTGATGCCATTAACCTGGGGATACTCTTTTTGGGGATTGCAGCTGTCTTAGCTGCTCCTTATCACTTTACTCGGAATGCACTTTGGGTTTCACTTGTGTTGCACTGGGTGACTTTACATTTAGGCGTTAGTCTTTGTTTCCATAGAAACCTTGCTCACAAGAGTTTTAAACTCATAAAACCACTTGAATACTTGTTTGCTTACTTTGGACTACATGCTGCACAGTTTGGCAAGCATCTCTTTTCATAACCCTGAATTTCGTTGTGTGTTGATTTGTTTGTCTCTTTTTTTATGGTTGTTCCTGAACTTTCTCATCAGAGAGACCCTATGTGGTGGGTTAGCGTGCACCGACACCACCATCAATTCACAGATTCTGATCGAGATCCACATAGTCCGGTTGAAGGATTTTGGTTCGGCCACATCAATTGGCTCTTTCATCACAACTATCTCGATGAAAAGGTTTCGGTCTCTCCATATACTTACTTTGCATTGATGTAATGTAATTTCCACTCTTTTCTACTAAAATGATCAGGGGTGGTGGCTTAATAGCTATATtgctccctaaaccaagaattaaTTGGCTTCGACTTTATTGATCATCCAAAAAATGGTCATACTgtttcaaaaaggaaaaaaaaatggtcATACAAATATTTGAATTTTATTATATTTAGCAACCTTGGGATCTTGGCCTCTGCATTTAAGGGTGTCTCAAATGAACTTTTCGTCTATTTTTTTCCGCAGTGTGGAGGAATGAATAATGTAATGGATTtactgttggagaaaatgagttttattgttTCGGTTTTGTAGTTttggtgggaatggaacttaggaTCTTTGAGTCTTTAAGGGTActtgctcattttcttatgagtgaatgaaatatgaCCTTTAGTTCTACATAGGGTATAACTAAAGAAGAGCTCCACTATTAACTATTTCATTATTGATAGTTAgacaaacaatgtgggtggaacgggtgggaTAAACAATATTTGTTTCCACTAAGGCTTGAGTTTTGGACTTGGGCTCGTTCTTGCGTCGTGGATATAGGTTAACAAGACTtacctttttggacaaaattcttttgaaatatttctttaaatattttaatatcaaaataaattttgtatttaatGTGAGGGTGTATGACTTGGAGAGGATTTATTTATTTCCGTTTTTGTTTTTATGTCGACATAATGTGCAGTTAATTGCGTAACTGTTTTTACCATTTTGGAAAATCTTGAATTAAtgaaaatttattttggttttattataaaattataTTCTCTTTAATTCACTCTTAATGCACATTATTATCGATTATCTCTCTTCTCCACTATATAAACCTTCTGGTTTCTTCATTctaatttgtgtccagaagagctactatcctcttcttttcgtctctctccctaTGTGTggtatttttcatttcttctatgccattgctgttgagttcgtatgagtgggtaagtattgtagtgctaacaatacttgcaatgggcagttttatcctggatacaacttgaccacagggtataggcatcactcattcttgaggcgtaccggtcaactattgtgttaaggacagcgtgttgaatacgtgactctgtcctctgtttactatcaattgagtgtttatttacctttcagaaattttatttctaacttcttcacatcttcttttagtgttttattgttacagttgcaacaatcttaacacaatagttatttctatctgtaacaatgggtaagaacgatgttgataGGTCTGCAAAATTTTCTGTGGAGCTCATCCGGTTTGTCAatccgatcacttccattataaaggagataagtatcaataaattttgtttatttgatcgTTCCTTGTCTTTAATTATAGCACCCAACAATCATGGATGttatttgtggagtgaaaaagcaaaaaaatgaatttttgggtCATCTGTAgtgtttcgagtttatctcttaacctagaaagaATTTTGATAAAACCTTTTGGAATAATGTAGTAGACATCTtcatagttacccacgtaaaatttcagaatttttggagttgtaaaagtattttttcgatattttacaaaacagagaaatgttcctgaaaaattctgacgagcagaaatttgttgttgacaatattagtttttatggggtaaccatgagttttttgaaatggtggttcaaacgaagtttgtaaatccagatgttatcttcaaaattcaTAGTATACTTTCTGATTCGGAATTGtgttttgtgaataaaggtgccaTCTataagggacatggctaataggcgcatgtggctgaaaataaatcttccaaagatggcaaaggtgagaacgtcAAATGCAACACTATGCATAGCTCttgtaagaaaggtatgtttcgtagacctaaatctagcattacttcaattaagggtgattgttttgTTAGTAAAATTCCTGGTCAAATGGCAGTAATTGTAGACAACGTAAAACCTTAATTAggagaaagttaatgctaatttagttgaaaacaaACTAGcacgagttcagtggcatgatgtccgaagttattttaataaccagtGTGAGATATGATGGGTGGACTttggagccactaagcatgtttgttgaaacagagacttgttcacctcctattagaggataggggatgtcgagaaactttatatgagtaactcatatgcgacagaggttgcataaaagggaaaggtcgagcagaagatcatatctgtaatattctcgcATTGAataaagttttcatgttccgagcatatgcaagaatcttatatcttgttctgttgtagatggtaaaagattgaagatcttaattaaatttggaaaacttgttataactaagggaaaTGATTTTTCAGGCATCGGTTATATGACTTAGGGTTTATATAAGCTTAAAGGAAAATTGATGAAGTGAACATTTCtaattttttgtgtgtgtttgaatgttttgcatggtagacttagattaaattaaaagtcaatgcataaactagcTAATGTAGGTTGCATACCCAAATTGAGTTTGGAAaaagaacacaaatgtgaaatttgcatagaatcaaaatatgctagaaaaacctttttagaaaaaatgttcatagaaattataaacccttagaattaattcactcggaCCTAGTTGACTTGAAATCCGTTCAAACTAgaagtggtaagaaatggtttgttacttttatagacgattgtacgaggtattgtcatttatattttcttagaggtaaggatgatgcctttaAAGCCTCTAAGatatataaactagaagttgaaaaccattaAATAATACCATTAAAACAGTTAGGTTTGACCGTGGTGGTAAGTATAAAATTCTTATAGGAGATTTTTGTATATAAACTGGCTTAATACACgaagttacccctccttatttcaCCTCAGTCTAATGGGGTagatgaacgtaagaaccgtaccattaaggagatgatgaataccatgttaattagttcaggattaccttcgaacttgtgggaggaagctgtcctctcatcctgctatatcctgaatagaATACCCTTTAAatgatcagataaaactccatatgaattgtggaaagatagacaaccttcttttgcatacttcaaaatgtgggggtgtttggctaaggttcagatccctaaacctaaagcaaccaaggtAGGActcaaaactgttgactgtgtcttcacaGGGTATCCTAAGCATActcctgcatatagatttatggttgtgagttctgaaatttctgaaattggtgtgaatactattatggagtctagagatgtcgtgttttttgaaaatgtttttcctttgaaaactgactctcgtaagagaggtgttgatcccctagatgtcccttcaatcagtcagactttacctttagaggaagatgaagtagaaactGATCCTATGAGAAGTAAAAGGGATAGAATcaaaacctcctttggacctgacttcgtaacactagaagagtctgatcctcagacttatagagaatcCATGACTTCACCGGAAGCTCCTTGGTGGAAAGAGTCcagtattagtgaaatggaatccattaAAGAGAATGATACATGggatatagtagatttacctccagggtgcaaggccataggatgtaaatggatattcaggaggaaacgtaaattagatggaactattcaaaaatacaaggctaggttagtagttaaaggctacaaacaaaaggaaggtgtagatttctttgacacttactcacccgttacgagaattacttccattaggatgttaattgctatagctgcggttcataacctagagatacatcaaatggatgtaaaaacaGCTTTTCTACATGATGAATTAGATGAAGACATTTAcgtggaacaacctgagggctttgtagtgaaaggttgtgaaaacaaagtttgtaaactgaaaaaatctttgtatggattgaaacaagcacctaaacaatggcatgaaaaatttgatcatgtaatgttttctagtggttttaaaatcaatgaatctgacaagtgtgtctatactaaacttgtgaatggtgcctgtgtaattgtatgcttgtatgttgatgatatgcttatacttggtacaaacatgaaagtaattaattccactaagagcatgctaaatgagaactttgacatgaaagacttaggccccgcagatgtaatcttagggatgaaaattagaagaacttctaacggttatagtcttagtcaatctcattatgttgaatctgcgcttagaaaattcaatcattttgattgcaaACCTGCTCATACTccatatgatccttgttgtagacTCACAAagaataagggtaatggagtgtcacaacttgaatactcacgagttataggaagtttaatgtatttgatgaactgtactaggccagacattgcttatgttgtgagtaggttaagtaggtatacttgtaatccagggtaGGAACATTggaatgcactttttagagtgttgaggtatttgaaatacagtttgaccttttgtttgaattatgaagggtacccttccgtccttgagggattttgtgatgcaaactggatatcgggctcagaggagtccaagtctacgagtggatatattTTCACTCTAGTTTGAGGgtatgtttttggaagatttccaaacagacatgttttGTTCAaattcactatggaatttgagagtattacgttagataaagcacgagaggggtccGAGtgactaagatgctttttagaagacattcctctctgcataggcctgtgccagctatatctatactttgtgttagccaagatgtaatagctaaagctaagaaTAATtaatctcaattggcgttatttacattgattggatTATGTCAAAGGAGAATATCgcagaccctttgacgaaaggtttgtccaaagagatagttaattacgcatcaaaggggatggggcttaagctcattaaataaactttccatgaaggatactcaaccttgctgactggagatcccaagatcaaggttttgaatgagacaactaatttgtggtgggtctaggtaaacactatcatagaatttcattctctgtcccttccctatggtgtagacgtgatagtgtgactgcatgtgaaggatgactttccattaagtcttaatgagctctgtagtttcaatttaagattgaagtggggtgtagcagtaaacactcttgatggaacggGATTTTTctagggccaaaaaggacacaacggcacgaacttgacagcacctagagagatatcacgtgtggttattatcgcggattacaccaaatgatggcagttcaagacatcgcgttcactgtccatcaagtagttccgacaatttctcactaagcaaaggttcaagacctcatggacacctattgcctaagtggtatttgtCGCtttctgttttctgatttttatcgaTATTTCAttaatgtgggggattgttggagaaatgaGTTTTATTGTTTCGGTTTTgtagtcttggtgggaatggaacttaggacctttgaGTCTCTAAGGGCActtgctcattttcttatgagtgaatgaaatatgaCATTTAGTTCTACATagggtataactaaagaggagctccactattaaCTATTCCATTATGGATTGTTAgacaaacaatgtgggtggaacgggtgggataaacaatatttatttccactAAGGCTTGAGTTTTGGACTTGGGCTCGTTCTTGCGCCGTGGATATAGGTTAACAAGACCtacctttttggacaaaattcttttgaaatatttttttaaatattttaatatcaaaataaattttgtatttaatGTGAGGGCGTATGACTTGGAGAGGATTTATTTATTTCCGTTTTTGTTTTTTATGTCGACATAATGTGCAGTTAATTGCGTAACTGTTTTTACCATTTTGGAAAATCTTGAATTAAtgaaaatttattttggttttattacaAAATTATATTCTCTTTAATTCACTCTTAATGCACATTATTATCGATTATCTCTCTTCTCTACTATATAAACCTTCTGGTTTCTTCATTctaatttgtgtccagaagagctactatcctcttcttttcgtctctctccctaTGTGTggtatttttcatttcttctgtgccattgttgttgagttcatatgagtgggcaagtattatagtgctaacaatacttgcaatgggcagttttatcctggatacaacttgaccacagggtatagacatcactcattcttgaggcgtaccggtcaactattatGTTAAGgaaagcgtgttgaacacgtgactttgTCCTCTGTTTACTAtcaattgagtgtttatttacctttcagaaattttatttctaacttcttcacatcttcttttagtgttttattgttacagttgcaacatTTACAGAAACAAGCCTACTACAGGTTCCTTGAAAAGACCTACTACCTTCATCTAGTTGGCCTTGCACTGTTGTTGTACACCGTAGAAGGCTTATCCCACCTTATTTGGGGAATGGTAAGTTCGAATAAGTAAGCTGTCTGCGGAAAGATTACTGCTACAAACTTGTGCCACATATATCTTTGCTTTCAATCTTACATATTTATACAGaaatatgaaatatatttttgaTTATGTGTATAGGATGTACGAACAACATTAGGGTACCATTTCACATTCGTGGTGAATTCAATGTGCCATACATGGGGGGAAAGCCATGGAAAACCAACGACTTATCCAGGAAAAATTGGATGGTAGGCTTATTAGGACATGGAGAAGGTTGGCACAACAACCATCATGCCTTTGAGTTCTCAGCTCGGTTAGGGCTCGAATGGTGGCAGATTGACGCGCCTTGGTACGATATAAAGCTGCTTGAGTATCTTGGATTAGCATCAAATGTCAAAGTCCCTACAGAGATTCAGAAGTTTAAATTGTCTCACGAAAATCATAATGAATTTCCTCAAACCGAAAAGTTGCACTAATTCAATCTATTGATTACCTTTAGTAAGTGAGGATTTGGGTTTTCTTTGTAAACTTAAGTACTGTAATAGGATTATTGCAATAAGTTCCATGATGCATAGCAAATGTATATGTTCTAATAGACCATAGCATATATGGGCAGATAGCCTGCCTAATTGCTATATTGATGTGTGTATCTGTACTTACAAGCTCTTCTCATTGATTCATGAGCTTAGTTTtcctcttttgattttttttttttttttttgacagagTGAGATTTTCCCTTCTCATTTTGGTTATTGCAGGAATCTTGGCTGCtccatttcactttactttgaGTGCACTTTGTGTTGCACTTGCACTGCATTGGGTGACTATACATTTAGGCATTAGCCTTTCTTTCCATCGAAACCTGGCTCACAAGAGTTTTAAACTCGCAAAACCACTTGAATACTTGTTTGCTTACTTTGGACTAcatgtgttgagattattagtcccacattgtttaggaaatctaagatcctgcgatttataatcctatggacctctccactcattgccaattggtttgagTTGTATGCAGtaatctaacatggtatcagagcgacaCAAGTATAATTCTAACTTGTGCCACGACCACGTGATgctcatgttattcgttccatgtggcTATTTCGTCACAAATATAATGGCGATGGTTCTCTACAGCGACACAAGGCACGTCTTGTTGCTAATGGTGAATCTCAGCAGGTTGGGGTTGATTgttt
This is a stretch of genomic DNA from Papaver somniferum cultivar HN1 chromosome 1, ASM357369v1, whole genome shotgun sequence. It encodes these proteins:
- the LOC113287034 gene encoding acyl-CoA C20 Delta5-desaturase-like; its protein translation is MANRRMWLKINLPKMAKVRTSNATLCIALVRKLQHLQKQAYYRFLEKTYYLHLVGLALLLYTVEGLSHLIWGMDVRTTLGYHFTFVVNSMCHTWGESHGKPTTYPGKIGW